In a single window of the Bactrocera dorsalis isolate Fly_Bdor chromosome 2, ASM2337382v1, whole genome shotgun sequence genome:
- the LOC125776104 gene encoding zinc finger BED domain-containing protein 4-like: MDELQNDIASGLMSLSFTTDGWKSRSAHYYLSLTVHYMTSNFQLKNLMIGLTQLEDRHTGNYIKLKFEEMMLEWNLLDVPNVPILFTTDNGANICNAIRQSSWNHIHCFAHTLQLVIKDCQKHTKGIEKLLKKARHITTHFHQSDPARRDFENAQKVSSDKTPLKLIQSVPTRWNSDYDMLERMKKLQQPLSVALSRSASVTGLSGTDWKRISDIINVLDPLNEATKISCGSKYPTISMIEPIIQGMKEALENLNFDHETNVGLNNFNDEGSDYDDNNNDEDLEISTCENESQMPMGFCEIEQDTYVIS; encoded by the exons atgGACGAATTGCAGAATGATATAGCATCTGGCTTAATGAGTTTATCTTTCACTACTGATGGCTGGAAGTCAAGATCTGCGCATTATTACTTATCATTAACTGTACATTACatgacaagtaattttcaattgaaaaatttaatgattggCCTAACGCAACTTGAAGATCGTCACACaggaaattatattaaattaaaatttgaagaaatgatGTTGGAATGGAATTTATTAGATGTTCCTAATGTTCCAATTTTGTTTACTACTGACAATGGTGCTAACATCTGTAATGCTATCCGTCAAAGTAGTTGGAATCACATCCATTGTTTTGCGCATACACTTCAACTGGTTATAAAAGATTGCCAAAAACACACCAAAGGAAttgagaaattattaaaaaag gcaCGACATATAACAACACACTTCCACCAATCTGACCCGGCTCGACGAGACTTTGAGAATGCTCAAAAGGTTTCAAGTGATAAAACaccattaaaattaattcaatcagTACCAACTCGCTGGAATTCGGATTACGATATGCTCGAGCGCATGAAAAAATTGCAGCAACCATTATCTGTTGCGCTTTCGCGAAGTGCAAGTGTAACTGGATTGTCTGGCACTGACTGGAAGAGAATCAGTGATATTATTAACGTCTTAGATCCTTTGAATGAGGCCACTAAAATTTCTTGTGGATCAAAATACCCGACGATCTCTATGATTGAGCCAATCATTCAAGGGATGAAAGAAGCTCTAGAAAATCTAAATTTCGATCACGAGACAAACGTTGGTCTAAATAACTTTAATGATGAAGGTAGTGATTACgatgataataataatgatgAGGACTTAGAAATTTCAACGTGTGAAAACGAATCTCAGATGCCCATGGG GTTTTGTGAGATCGAACAAGATACATACGTTATATCGTAA